A part of bacterium genomic DNA contains:
- a CDS encoding biopolymer transporter ExbD — MSRHSFKVPYRPIPDINVTSLVDVTLVLLIVFMVAAPIMKSS, encoded by the coding sequence ATGAGCCGTCATTCCTTCAAAGTCCCCTACCGTCCGATTCCCGACATCAACGTGACCTCGCTGGTGGACGTGACGCTGGTGCTGCTGATCGTGTTCATGGTGGCCGCGCCGATCATGAAGAGTTCG